From Lolium perenne isolate Kyuss_39 chromosome 5, Kyuss_2.0, whole genome shotgun sequence, a single genomic window includes:
- the LOC127301293 gene encoding probable cinnamyl alcohol dehydrogenase 8D yields the protein MAEGLPALGWAARDVSGHLSPYSFSRSVPKDDDVTIKVLFCGICHTDLHIIKNDWGNALYPIVPGHEIVGVVTSVGSGVSNFKAGDTVGVGYFLDSCRTCYSCSKGYENFCPTLTLTSNGVDGGGATTQGGFSDVLVVNKDYVIRVPDGLPLAGAAPLLCAGVTVYSPMVEYGLNAPGKHLGVVGLGGLGHVAVKFGKAFGMTVTVISSSDRKRDEALGHLGADAFLVSSDPDQMKAAAGTMDGIIDTVSAGHPIVPLLDLLKPMGQMVVVGAPSKPLELPAFAIIGGGKRLAGSGTGSVAHCQAMLDFAGKHGITADVEVVKMDYVNTAIERLEKNDVRYRFVIDVAGSHLQGGAA from the exons ATGGCGGAAGGCTTGCCTGCGCTCGGTTGGGCTGCGAGGGACGTCTCCGGTCACCTCTCTCCCTACAGCTTCTCAAGAAG CGTTCCCAAGGACGACGATGTGACGATCAAGGTGCTCTTCTGCGGGATCTGCCACACCGACCTCCATATCATCAAGAACGACTGGGGCAACGCCCTCTACCCCATCGTCCCAGG GCATGAGATCGTGGGCGTCGTCACCAGCGTCGGCAGCGGCGTCAGCAACTTCAAGGCCGGCGACACGGTGGGCGTGGGCTACTTTCTCGACTCCTGCCGCACCTGCTACAGCTGCAGCAAGGGGTACGAGAACTTCTGCCCCACCCTGACGCTCACCTCCAACggcgtcgacggcggcggcgccaccacccAGGGCGGATTCTCCGACGTCCTCGTCGTCAACAAGGACTACGTCATCCGCGTCCCGGACGGCCTCCCCCTCGCCGGCGCGGCACCTCTCCTCTGCGCCGGCGTCACCGTGTACAGCCCCATGGTGGAGTACGGCCTCAACGCCCCCGGGAAGCACCTCGGCGTCGTCGGCCTCGGCGGGCTCGGCCACGTCGCCGTCAAGTTCGGCAAGGCCTTCGGGATGACCGTCACCGTCATCAGCTCCTCCGACAGGAAGCGCGACGAGGCGCTCGGCCACCTCGGCGCCGACGCCTTCCTCGTCAGCAGTGACCCCGACCAGATGAAGGCGGCGGCGGGCACCATGGACGGCATCATCGACACGGTGTCCGCGGGCCACCCGATCGTGCCGCTGCTGGACCTGCTCAAGCCCATGGGGCAGATGGTGGTGGTGGGCGCGCCCAGCAAGCCGCTCGAGCTCCCGGCCTTCGCCATCATCGGCGGCGGCAAGCGCCTGGCCGGCAGCGGCACGGGAAGCGTCGCACACTGCCAGGCCATGCTCGACTTCGCCGGGAAGCACGGCATCACCGCCGACGTCGAGGTCGTCAAGATGGACTACGTCAACACCGCCATCGAGCGGCTAGAGAAGAACGACGTCAGGTATCGCTTCGTCATCGACGTCGCCGGCAGCCACCTGCAGGGCGGCGCCGCTTAA